One Halobaculum roseum DNA segment encodes these proteins:
- a CDS encoding ABC transporter substrate-binding protein: MDYTQGLAAQNLYDEFVTVDPESLEPTNHIADSWETEDGGSTWVFTIRDDVTFTDGSNMTAEDVVYSMRRMLNMEAGYSSFWLDYIDPSDVTARDERTVAFEFSQAYGPALATFVQFYIVNSAVVQENEQDGDYGNAYLQDNSAGSGAYELENWSQGTSIETTAYEDYWKGWDDNSFDTFRSTVITEQSTIINTMREGNGDMTDQYMGTQAYEEMDSMSNVRVPEVPQLQLFHLPLNTQKAPTDDVNVRKAIAYAFDYESAVNDIIGGGAVAAGPVPREMAGHNGDLSPMSQDLERAQEFLDQSDYTVEEINEIGLEHVVVAGTELQRQIGLLNQSGLSELGIEVEINPQQWATITDRATDPEETAHMTNIFHTAKMPSPDSHTYLMYHPSSFGSYISQSFYTTDEITSVLEEARGTTDLQERLDRYREAQELVVEGMPSVYIANPPYRIGINENVGGWEYQGVMSFDWDVHSMHRDGDGRAN, translated from the coding sequence GTGGACTACACGCAGGGGTTAGCCGCTCAAAACCTCTACGACGAGTTCGTCACCGTCGACCCCGAATCGCTCGAACCCACCAATCATATCGCCGATAGTTGGGAGACCGAAGATGGCGGCTCGACGTGGGTGTTCACCATTCGGGACGATGTGACATTCACGGATGGATCGAACATGACGGCTGAGGACGTCGTCTACTCCATGCGCCGGATGCTCAACATGGAGGCGGGATACTCGTCCTTCTGGCTCGATTACATCGACCCCTCGGACGTAACCGCCAGAGACGAGCGGACGGTAGCGTTCGAATTCAGCCAAGCGTACGGTCCGGCGCTCGCGACGTTCGTCCAATTTTACATCGTCAACAGTGCCGTCGTCCAAGAGAACGAACAGGACGGCGACTACGGCAACGCCTACCTTCAAGACAACTCCGCCGGCTCGGGGGCATACGAACTCGAGAACTGGAGTCAGGGCACGTCCATCGAGACGACGGCCTACGAGGACTACTGGAAGGGCTGGGACGACAACAGCTTCGACACGTTCCGGTCGACGGTCATCACCGAGCAGTCGACCATCATCAACACGATGCGTGAGGGGAACGGTGACATGACGGACCAGTACATGGGGACGCAGGCCTACGAGGAGATGGACTCGATGTCCAACGTGCGGGTCCCGGAGGTGCCGCAGCTCCAGTTGTTCCACCTCCCGCTGAACACGCAGAAGGCGCCGACGGACGACGTCAACGTTCGGAAGGCTATCGCGTACGCCTTCGATTACGAAAGCGCGGTCAACGATATCATCGGCGGCGGCGCGGTCGCTGCGGGTCCGGTTCCTCGCGAGATGGCCGGACACAACGGCGATCTCTCGCCGATGTCGCAGGACCTCGAGCGGGCCCAAGAGTTCCTTGATCAGTCGGATTACACGGTAGAGGAGATCAACGAGATCGGCCTCGAACACGTGGTGGTCGCCGGGACGGAGCTGCAGCGTCAGATCGGTCTGCTCAACCAATCCGGTCTCAGTGAGCTGGGGATCGAGGTCGAGATCAACCCCCAGCAGTGGGCCACGATCACCGATCGCGCAACCGATCCGGAGGAGACCGCCCACATGACGAACATCTTCCACACCGCGAAGATGCCGTCGCCCGACAGCCACACGTATCTGATGTACCACCCGTCGTCGTTCGGGTCGTACATCTCTCAGTCGTTCTACACGACCGACGAGATAACCTCGGTACTGGAAGAGGCCCGGGGCACGACCGATCTTCAGGAGCGTCTCGACCGGTATCGGGAGGCCCAGGAGCTTGTCGTCGAGGGAATGCCCAGCGTCTACATCGCCAACCCGCCCTACCGCATCGGCATCAACGAAAACGTTGGTGGCTGGGAATACCAGGGCGTGATGTCCTTCGACTGGGACGTGCATTCGATGCATCGCGACGGCGACGGCCGGGCGAACTAG
- a CDS encoding DUF7529 family protein, with protein MSRDKFNRMNKALVRWDEMTDEIERLTQEYDAEGWETLVLHPGDVVPQPAEDDSNPAFRLTVPDSELDALSEFVGEDDSEFDEYETHQAAADEVNLFLIILKSTTFERAVFYPVYYDPAVDIQFVDDVQDSDVLHTTVTDLNKSREFVFFHDTPELFIQ; from the coding sequence ATGAGCCGAGACAAGTTTAATCGGATGAACAAGGCGCTGGTTCGGTGGGATGAGATGACCGATGAGATCGAGCGACTCACACAAGAGTACGATGCGGAGGGCTGGGAGACACTCGTTCTCCACCCTGGCGATGTCGTTCCACAGCCGGCTGAGGACGATTCGAACCCAGCATTCAGACTTACGGTACCGGACTCGGAACTCGATGCACTGTCCGAGTTCGTGGGCGAGGACGACAGTGAGTTCGACGAGTACGAGACGCACCAGGCAGCGGCCGACGAGGTGAACCTGTTCCTCATTATTCTGAAATCGACGACGTTCGAGCGAGCGGTCTTCTATCCAGTGTACTACGACCCGGCTGTCGACATACAATTTGTCGACGATGTCCAGGACTCGGACGTACTGCATACGACTGTCACTGATCTAAATAAATCCCGGGAATTCGTGTTTTTCCACGACACACCGGAGCTATTTATCCAGTAG
- a CDS encoding lamin tail domain-containing protein, giving the protein MHRHWHIALVAVVILLAGCTGGTPGATVDTESPVSPSPTASATAQSQAPSPEGTMEIHFINVGQSASTLIIGPTGETMLIDTGDFRTDGEHVLAYLKANDIERVDHLVVTHNDADHIGGNAAVIEYLETEGEGVGAVYDPGIAASTQTYEAYLDAVEEYDVTLYEVREGDQLPFEGVETRVLGPPDPYLDVDGRNENGIVLHLTFGQTSFLHTGDAEERQEEYLVDEYGASLNATVYKAGHHGSDSSSSSELLDLVSPKVTVISSAYDSQYGHPHEVVLERFAERSIPAYWTATHGTVVLESNGSAVTVKTQARAPTNPLELREGDPIEPGTTTPVEDRAVIAAADGGVQTVTPGTTPTATPMATATDGGTDSGALVLAEVHADAEGDDRENLNDEYVVFENTGDSTLDLSGWTVADSADHVYTVPEGTTLAPGAQITLHTGSGSDTDTDLYWGASAPVWNNGGDTVTVRTEDETIVLQEEYT; this is encoded by the coding sequence ATGCATCGACACTGGCACATCGCCCTCGTCGCCGTGGTCATCCTCCTCGCGGGCTGTACCGGGGGAACGCCGGGTGCCACTGTCGACACCGAGTCGCCAGTGTCGCCGTCGCCTACAGCATCCGCCACGGCTCAGTCACAGGCCCCGTCTCCCGAGGGAACGATGGAGATCCACTTCATCAACGTGGGGCAGTCTGCGAGCACGCTCATCATCGGGCCCACGGGCGAGACGATGCTCATCGACACGGGCGATTTCCGCACCGACGGCGAGCACGTCCTCGCGTATCTCAAAGCGAACGATATCGAGCGAGTCGACCATCTCGTCGTCACCCACAACGACGCCGACCACATCGGGGGGAACGCCGCTGTGATCGAGTATCTCGAAACCGAGGGTGAGGGGGTCGGCGCCGTGTACGACCCCGGGATCGCCGCGAGCACGCAGACGTACGAGGCGTATCTCGACGCCGTCGAAGAGTACGATGTCACGCTGTATGAAGTGCGTGAGGGTGACCAACTCCCGTTCGAGGGCGTCGAGACCCGCGTGCTCGGGCCGCCCGATCCCTATCTGGATGTCGACGGCCGCAACGAGAACGGCATCGTGCTCCACCTCACGTTCGGGCAGACGAGTTTCCTCCACACGGGTGACGCCGAGGAGCGCCAGGAGGAGTACCTCGTCGACGAGTACGGCGCCTCGCTCAACGCGACCGTGTACAAGGCGGGCCATCACGGGAGCGATAGCAGTTCCAGTAGCGAGCTACTGGATCTCGTCTCGCCGAAGGTCACGGTGATCTCGAGTGCGTACGACTCGCAGTACGGCCATCCGCATGAGGTCGTGCTCGAACGGTTCGCCGAACGCTCGATTCCGGCGTATTGGACGGCAACCCACGGGACCGTCGTCCTCGAAAGCAACGGCTCGGCGGTCACAGTCAAGACCCAAGCCCGTGCCCCGACGAACCCCCTCGAACTCCGCGAAGGGGACCCGATCGAACCGGGGACGACGACACCCGTCGAGGACCGCGCTGTGATTGCCGCTGCGGACGGAGGCGTCCAAACGGTCACCCCGGGTACGACCCCGACCGCGACACCCATGGCGACGGCTACCGACGGCGGAACTGACTCCGGTGCGCTCGTGCTCGCCGAGGTCCACGCGGACGCGGAGGGCGACGATCGAGAGAACCTGAACGACGAGTACGTCGTCTTCGAGAACACCGGCGACAGTACGCTGGATCTCTCCGGGTGGACGGTCGCGGACAGCGCCGACCACGTGTACACGGTGCCCGAGGGGACGACGCTTGCACCCGGCGCTCAGATCACCCTCCACACGGGGAGTGGCTCGGACACCGACACGGACCTCTACTGGGGCGCATCTGCACCGGTCTGGAACAATGGTGGGGATACAGTAACGGTCCGAACGGAGGATGAGACGATCGTGCTGCAGGAGGAGTACACCTAA
- a CDS encoding DUF3006 domain-containing protein: MTDDTADVPDGRHTAVVDRFEGDLAVLEVTTPDGLREFVVDEQELPEDGRHQDAVLEVTVKSQELVDAIYNERETESRAGSAQDRFDQLSNRLGSERSDDHS, translated from the coding sequence ATGACGGATGATACCGCCGACGTTCCCGACGGGAGGCACACGGCAGTGGTCGATCGCTTCGAGGGCGACCTCGCCGTGCTGGAGGTGACGACACCGGATGGGCTTCGAGAGTTCGTCGTCGACGAGCAGGAGCTGCCCGAGGATGGCCGACACCAGGATGCCGTCCTCGAAGTAACGGTGAAATCGCAGGAGCTGGTGGACGCCATCTACAACGAGCGGGAGACCGAGTCGCGAGCGGGGTCGGCACAAGATCGGTTCGACCAACTCTCGAATCGGCTCGGGTCGGAGCGTTCAGACGACCACTCGTGA
- a CDS encoding PD-(D/E)XK nuclease family protein: MGPDQTLSEELDTVQHRWEQMTAVPESPRTLMSVIEYSLGTQRKAEVYVNRFLKYLLDPEEPHGMDSDLLRTFLNGLPAECGFQEDTYDLSDIVVDEQARVTQEEEDGTVVSSGIVDLLIEVPNEWFLMVELKFGAEDTQTQFYYRDVTHLGGDPQETYESGAYYVYLRPRDRPTANEPEFSNWTWEELCRDVLNPFILDNGSRLSQRTVAQLHEFTDDIANITGMTEHQENEREKIALFLDHYDAISDVTDTFDEAWDRFTGEWGARLGNALAEDGHGSVPNHDDEQVTRFILTRTGGDAEPWNFRSNSSDWGMIFKDGWWRHLDDLGGTIQSRPDDRNDVRIGFHHRLGRNRDLAIGERTLKVYFRNMGANDQRFIDTFSRTFDANEPQIAEALPGRATITGNKKDKIVVPYDIDAEDRDFFTAYIDALETAYVDLIGDNNDLVTEIDSIFCESLEAEYDYSDN; encoded by the coding sequence ATGGGCCCCGATCAGACACTGAGCGAGGAACTCGACACGGTTCAGCACCGCTGGGAGCAGATGACCGCCGTTCCCGAATCCCCGCGGACCCTGATGAGCGTCATCGAATACTCGCTCGGAACGCAGCGAAAGGCCGAGGTGTATGTCAATCGGTTCCTCAAGTACCTCCTTGACCCGGAGGAGCCACATGGAATGGACTCAGACCTCCTCCGTACGTTTCTCAACGGCTTGCCTGCGGAGTGTGGGTTTCAGGAGGACACGTACGACCTCTCCGACATCGTCGTCGACGAACAGGCCAGGGTAACCCAAGAAGAAGAAGACGGCACCGTGGTGTCTTCAGGGATCGTTGATCTCCTCATCGAGGTTCCCAACGAGTGGTTCCTCATGGTCGAATTGAAATTCGGCGCCGAGGACACCCAGACGCAATTCTACTACCGCGATGTGACGCACCTCGGCGGTGATCCCCAGGAAACCTACGAGTCTGGAGCGTACTACGTCTATCTCCGTCCACGGGATCGACCCACCGCCAACGAGCCCGAGTTCTCCAACTGGACGTGGGAGGAGTTGTGTCGGGACGTGCTGAACCCGTTCATCCTCGACAACGGCTCGCGGCTATCACAGCGGACGGTCGCACAGCTGCACGAGTTCACCGACGACATCGCGAACATCACCGGCATGACCGAACACCAGGAGAACGAGCGAGAGAAGATCGCACTGTTTCTCGACCACTACGATGCTATCAGCGACGTTACCGACACCTTTGACGAGGCGTGGGACCGGTTTACTGGCGAGTGGGGCGCCAGGCTCGGGAACGCCCTTGCAGAAGACGGCCACGGCTCGGTGCCGAATCACGACGACGAACAGGTCACCCGGTTCATCCTCACTCGGACGGGGGGTGATGCCGAACCGTGGAACTTCCGTTCGAACAGCTCAGACTGGGGGATGATCTTCAAAGACGGGTGGTGGCGACACCTCGATGATCTCGGGGGGACGATTCAGAGCCGTCCCGACGACCGCAACGACGTCCGGATCGGCTTTCACCACCGACTGGGGCGAAACAGGGATCTCGCCATCGGCGAGCGGACGCTGAAGGTGTACTTCCGGAATATGGGGGCGAACGATCAGCGGTTCATCGACACGTTCTCCAGGACATTCGACGCCAACGAACCCCAGATCGCCGAGGCGCTCCCCGGGCGGGCGACGATCACTGGCAACAAGAAAGACAAGATCGTTGTCCCGTACGACATCGACGCCGAGGATCGGGACTTCTTCACCGCGTACATCGATGCGCTCGAGACGGCGTACGTCGATCTCATCGGCGACAACAACGACCTCGTCACCGAGATCGATTCGATCTTCTGCGAGTCACTGGAAGCGGAGTACGACTATTCAGACAATTAA
- a CDS encoding archaea-specific SMC-related protein, whose amino-acid sequence MNDSTTLDQPVRLSVENVGGIDETTVTFEPGVNALSGRNATNRTSLLRAIMGALGSDDVSLKSDADEGHIELEVGSETYTRRLTRSNGTVNMYGDPYLDDPELADLFAFLLATNETRTAVLTEQDLREIIMRPVDTASIQREIESLEDERARLDEELEELSTLEQQLPELQSKRADLTEQIEETEAELAAKREELADAEASVDETREDKRAVEEKMSELGDIRSELESVRQEIRAQRESLDSLNARRDDLADDEADLPNAPAGEIEEIDAQIDDLRAEKQSLQSELNTLQRIIQFNEDNLERAGDLDAVGASASNDESGDVTDKLVEDSMSVVCWTCGREADREHIEETLERLRDRRKSKLQASNDIEDRIDDLEAERKTFEEQQRQREQVKRRLRETESKIESREDRIDELEDRRATLEDRISAVEDEIETLQTQHDETVLALHKEANQLEVDLNRLEREREDLTEEIEAIEAELDRRAELRERREALASELTDMRTRIDQIEAEAVEAFNDHMDTVLSALEYDNLARIWIERTETEVKEGRRKVSKDEFTLHIVRESEDGAAYEDQLGHLSESEREVTGLVFALAGYLVHDVHEEVPFMLLDSLEAIDSNRIARLISHFESYPDYLVAALLPEDAAAVEDTYPILTEI is encoded by the coding sequence ATGAACGATTCCACGACTCTAGACCAACCAGTCCGTCTATCCGTCGAGAACGTCGGCGGTATCGACGAGACGACGGTGACGTTCGAACCTGGCGTGAACGCCCTTTCGGGGCGAAACGCTACGAACCGGACGTCCCTTCTTCGCGCCATCATGGGCGCGCTCGGGAGCGACGATGTCTCCCTCAAGAGCGACGCCGATGAAGGCCATATCGAACTGGAGGTCGGCAGCGAGACGTACACCCGACGACTCACGCGGTCGAACGGCACCGTCAACATGTACGGCGACCCGTACCTCGACGACCCGGAGCTCGCGGACCTGTTCGCGTTCCTGCTCGCGACCAACGAGACCCGAACTGCCGTCCTGACCGAACAGGACCTCCGCGAGATAATCATGCGGCCCGTCGACACGGCCTCCATCCAGCGCGAGATCGAGTCCCTCGAGGACGAGAGGGCCCGGCTCGACGAGGAACTTGAGGAACTCTCGACGCTCGAACAGCAACTCCCCGAACTGCAGAGCAAACGCGCGGACCTCACCGAACAGATCGAAGAGACGGAGGCAGAACTGGCGGCGAAACGCGAGGAGCTGGCGGACGCGGAAGCGTCCGTGGACGAGACCCGTGAGGACAAGCGCGCAGTCGAGGAGAAGATGTCCGAGCTCGGCGACATCCGCTCGGAACTGGAGAGCGTCCGTCAGGAGATTCGGGCACAGCGCGAGAGCCTAGACTCCCTGAACGCCCGCCGTGATGACCTCGCCGACGACGAAGCGGACCTTCCCAATGCGCCAGCCGGCGAGATCGAGGAGATCGACGCCCAGATCGATGACCTACGGGCGGAGAAACAATCACTTCAATCCGAGCTGAACACGCTCCAGCGCATCATCCAGTTCAACGAGGATAACCTAGAGAGGGCCGGCGACCTCGACGCCGTCGGGGCGTCGGCGTCGAACGACGAGTCGGGGGACGTCACCGACAAGCTCGTCGAGGACTCGATGTCGGTTGTCTGCTGGACGTGCGGGCGGGAGGCCGACCGCGAGCACATCGAAGAGACACTCGAGCGGCTCCGGGACCGCCGGAAATCGAAGCTTCAGGCGAGCAACGACATCGAGGACCGAATCGACGACCTCGAAGCGGAGCGCAAGACGTTCGAGGAGCAGCAGCGCCAGCGCGAGCAGGTGAAGCGTCGACTTCGCGAGACAGAGTCCAAGATCGAGTCGCGCGAGGACCGTATCGATGAACTGGAGGACCGTCGGGCGACGCTCGAGGACCGCATCTCGGCGGTCGAGGATGAGATCGAGACGCTGCAGACACAGCACGACGAGACCGTGCTCGCATTGCACAAGGAGGCCAACCAGTTAGAAGTCGACCTGAACCGCCTGGAGCGTGAGCGCGAGGACCTCACGGAGGAGATCGAAGCGATAGAAGCAGAGCTGGACCGGCGTGCGGAGTTGCGGGAGCGACGCGAGGCGCTCGCGTCGGAGCTGACGGACATGCGAACGCGCATCGACCAGATCGAAGCGGAGGCGGTCGAAGCATTCAACGACCATATGGACACGGTACTGTCGGCGCTGGAGTACGACAATCTCGCGCGCATCTGGATCGAGCGTACCGAGACCGAGGTGAAAGAAGGCCGTCGAAAGGTATCCAAGGACGAATTCACCCTCCACATCGTCCGTGAATCCGAGGACGGCGCGGCCTACGAGGACCAGCTCGGCCATCTCAGCGAGAGTGAGCGCGAGGTAACCGGATTGGTATTCGCACTCGCGGGTTACCTCGTTCACGACGTACACGAGGAGGTGCCGTTCATGCTCTTGGACTCACTGGAAGCCATCGACTCCAACCGTATCGCCCGACTGATCTCGCACTTCGAGTCATACCCCGACTACCTCGTTGCCGCACTGCTGCCCGAGGACGCTGCGGCAGTCGAAGACACCTACCCAATCCTCACTGAGATCTGA
- the rdfA gene encoding rod-determining factor RdfA, whose translation MTGERTTPSNKVDRVAQAYGLDDLGAELEARWLGVDGEQSSTRDLATLFNKRVLEAAVDRSDAFTFTGTVDQLYRRLTDDDTGDAALVRSRLEQHGVDVDAVTDDFVSHQTIHRYLKNHRELERPEQTPEDRKASAVDTVQRLRGRTTAVAEQTIESLANNDILDVGQFSILNDIQVLCENCGRSYDVTTFIERDGCQCATEN comes from the coding sequence ATGACCGGAGAGCGCACGACGCCTTCAAACAAGGTCGACCGCGTCGCCCAGGCGTACGGCCTCGATGACCTCGGAGCCGAACTCGAGGCGCGCTGGCTGGGCGTCGATGGCGAGCAATCGAGCACCCGCGACCTCGCGACCCTGTTCAACAAGCGCGTGCTGGAGGCGGCTGTCGACCGAAGTGACGCCTTCACGTTCACCGGCACCGTCGACCAACTATACCGCCGGCTCACCGACGACGACACGGGCGACGCTGCCCTCGTCCGATCGCGACTCGAACAACACGGCGTCGACGTCGACGCGGTCACCGACGACTTCGTCTCTCACCAGACCATCCACCGGTACCTCAAGAACCACCGCGAGCTCGAACGCCCCGAACAAACCCCCGAAGACCGGAAGGCCTCGGCCGTCGACACGGTCCAACGACTCCGCGGCCGTACCACGGCCGTCGCCGAACAGACAATCGAATCCCTCGCGAACAACGACATCCTCGACGTCGGCCAGTTCAGCATCCTCAACGACATCCAGGTGCTCTGTGAGAACTGCGGGCGCAGCTACGACGTGACCACGTTCATCGAGCGCGACGGCTGCCAGTGCGCGACCGAGAACTGA
- a CDS encoding IclR family transcriptional regulator yields the protein MANNGSQRTIGSVERSYEVLQELQDQEACGVSELATALGIPKSTVHKHLRTLVDLGYVRQCDGQYRVGFKLLEHGGVVRDRCRIYKYGRPKIEELVADVGEMALLSIRDEDRGVFLFRSNDRYNLKASLSMGARFNLHSNGAGKAMLAASDDEFVQNYVEITGLPAETPHTITEPDALHDELEAIRSRGYARNQGERETGIQAVSAAIRDDVTGDVGAISISVPTGSPAVDNLDDEYAQAVQRAASELSLQLTHS from the coding sequence ATGGCAAACAACGGGTCGCAGCGAACGATCGGATCTGTCGAACGCTCGTATGAGGTCCTCCAAGAACTCCAAGACCAGGAGGCGTGTGGCGTCTCCGAACTCGCCACTGCCCTCGGGATTCCCAAAAGTACCGTCCATAAACACCTCCGGACGCTCGTCGATCTCGGCTACGTCCGTCAGTGCGACGGCCAGTACCGCGTCGGGTTCAAACTCCTCGAACACGGCGGCGTCGTCCGAGACCGCTGTCGTATCTACAAGTACGGCCGCCCCAAGATCGAGGAACTTGTCGCCGACGTCGGTGAGATGGCGCTGCTCTCCATCAGAGACGAGGACCGGGGGGTCTTCCTCTTCCGGTCGAACGACCGCTACAATCTCAAGGCCTCGCTTTCGATGGGTGCTCGGTTCAATCTGCATTCGAACGGCGCCGGAAAAGCGATGCTCGCCGCCTCAGACGACGAATTCGTTCAGAACTACGTCGAGATCACCGGCCTCCCCGCGGAGACACCCCACACCATCACCGAACCGGACGCCCTCCACGACGAGCTCGAAGCCATCCGCTCTAGGGGCTATGCTCGAAACCAAGGGGAGCGAGAGACGGGCATCCAAGCGGTGAGCGCTGCGATTCGTGACGACGTGACCGGCGACGTCGGCGCCATCAGCATCTCCGTTCCCACCGGCTCGCCGGCCGTCGACAACCTCGATGACGAGTACGCTCAGGCCGTCCAGCGCGCCGCGAGCGAACTCTCACTCCAGCTCACCCACAGTTGA
- a CDS encoding hydantoinase/oxoprolinase family protein, with translation MPYQIGTDIGGTHTDTVVLSSDGERYLAKAPSTPDDFSVGVIESLKVAADEIGITLDELVDNTERFINASTVATNTIAELQGAKTGLITTKGFEDTLRIARSPRKIREYDPHKQTGVPEVVDRECIEGLAERMDYDGNVVVSLDRDEAEAAVDRLVDKDVDTIAVSFLWSFENDAHEKIIGEIIEEKYPEMHYSLSHEIFPVIREYERTVTTVFNSYAGPSVVKYVENLSERLENHGLDSKPLIMHSEGGYSTPEEAKENPVTLVNSGPAAGVTGANELGKQLGVKNILTADMGGTSFDTSMIYDNEIQMRNRAKIGDFDTGLDIVDVEAIGSGGGSIGWIDDRGQPQVGPESAGADPGPACYGKGGTEPTITDAALTLGYLNPDYFLAGRDSLDEDAALEAIETHLADPLGYDTTEAASAMMNLAIAKMSNAARAVSVERGYDPREFAMLAYGGTSPLFAPMICGDMNIDHIIIPDEAASFSARGLLSADHKRSYFRTHHTVLDEDSVVDISGIYEDMEAKARKDFEDEGVETENLIMNRRLDLRFSGQAEEYPLNVEQRGFEPEDASRIEERFIEDYERRYGSGTAWIESDVEIQNLRVEATAPVPTLETSGDDGVRADGGADPADALKHHREVYVLEEDGYRELPIYDGRALSAGFELDEPAIIERPYTTVYVPPGASLSVDEHEHTHVHLGAN, from the coding sequence ATGCCTTACCAAATCGGTACAGACATCGGTGGGACTCACACCGACACCGTCGTCCTCTCGTCGGACGGGGAGCGCTACCTCGCCAAGGCGCCATCGACGCCCGACGACTTCAGCGTCGGCGTCATTGAGAGTCTCAAGGTCGCAGCCGACGAGATCGGCATCACGCTGGACGAACTCGTCGACAACACGGAACGGTTCATCAACGCGTCCACAGTTGCCACGAACACCATCGCCGAGCTCCAGGGCGCAAAGACCGGGCTCATCACGACCAAGGGGTTCGAGGACACGCTCCGCATCGCGCGGTCGCCGCGCAAGATACGCGAGTATGACCCGCACAAGCAGACCGGCGTCCCGGAAGTCGTCGACCGCGAATGCATCGAAGGCCTCGCGGAGCGAATGGACTACGACGGGAACGTCGTCGTCTCGCTTGACCGCGACGAGGCAGAAGCAGCCGTCGACCGACTCGTAGACAAGGACGTCGACACCATCGCCGTCTCGTTCCTCTGGTCATTCGAGAACGACGCCCACGAGAAGATCATCGGGGAGATCATCGAGGAGAAGTACCCCGAGATGCACTACTCGCTCTCCCATGAGATCTTCCCAGTCATCCGCGAATACGAACGCACGGTCACGACCGTGTTCAACTCCTACGCGGGCCCGAGCGTCGTCAAGTATGTCGAGAACCTCAGCGAGCGCCTCGAGAACCACGGGCTCGACTCCAAACCGCTCATCATGCACTCTGAGGGCGGCTACAGTACGCCTGAGGAAGCCAAGGAAAACCCGGTGACGCTCGTCAACTCCGGGCCCGCCGCGGGCGTGACCGGCGCGAACGAACTCGGGAAGCAACTCGGCGTCAAGAACATCCTCACCGCCGACATGGGGGGCACAAGCTTCGACACCTCCATGATCTACGACAATGAGATCCAGATGCGGAATCGCGCGAAGATCGGTGACTTCGACACCGGTCTGGACATCGTCGACGTCGAAGCCATTGGGAGCGGTGGCGGCTCCATCGGCTGGATCGACGATCGTGGCCAACCACAGGTCGGGCCCGAATCCGCCGGCGCCGACCCTGGGCCGGCCTGCTATGGCAAGGGTGGTACTGAACCGACGATCACGGACGCCGCGCTCACGCTCGGCTACCTGAATCCCGACTACTTCCTCGCCGGCCGCGACTCGCTCGACGAGGACGCAGCCCTCGAAGCCATCGAAACGCACCTCGCAGACCCCCTCGGGTACGACACCACCGAAGCGGCGTCGGCAATGATGAACCTCGCCATCGCGAAGATGAGCAACGCCGCACGCGCTGTCTCCGTGGAGCGAGGGTACGATCCCCGCGAGTTCGCCATGCTCGCGTACGGCGGAACGAGCCCGCTGTTCGCACCGATGATCTGTGGCGACATGAACATCGACCACATCATTATCCCCGACGAAGCCGCGAGCTTCTCCGCACGTGGCCTGCTGTCGGCGGATCATAAGCGGAGCTACTTCCGCACCCACCACACCGTTCTCGACGAAGACTCCGTCGTCGATATCTCGGGGATCTACGAGGACATGGAGGCCAAGGCGCGTAAGGACTTCGAGGACGAGGGCGTAGAGACCGAGAATCTCATCATGAACCGCCGGCTCGACCTCCGGTTCTCCGGACAGGCCGAAGAGTACCCCCTGAACGTCGAACAGCGCGGGTTCGAACCCGAGGACGCGAGCCGCATCGAGGAGCGGTTCATCGAGGATTACGAACGCCGGTACGGGTCCGGGACCGCCTGGATCGAATCCGACGTCGAGATCCAGAATCTCCGGGTCGAAGCGACGGCGCCGGTCCCGACACTCGAGACCTCTGGCGACGACGGCGTTCGCGCCGACGGCGGCGCCGACCCGGCGGACGCACTCAAACACCACCGCGAGGTCTACGTCCTGGAGGAAGACGGGTACCGTGAGCTCCCGATCTACGACGGGCGAGCGCTCTCGGCGGGCTTCGAACTCGACGAGCCCGCGATCATCGAACGTCCGTACACGACCGTGTACGTGCCGCCGGGCGCGTCTCTCTCGGTCGACGAGCACGAACACACGCACGTCCATCTCGGAGCGAACTGA